A single genomic interval of Lacrimispora sphenoides JCM 1415 harbors:
- the rsxC gene encoding electron transport complex subunit RsxC produces the protein MRLPTFKRGIHPKGEKHHTDDKAIQVILPRVGSKMVYPMVQSIGVPCQPVVSVGEHVLLGQKVGDAEGFISSPIHTSVSGTVDAIKKVLTPAGIVSNAVIVENDGLYEEHPTISKPKDYNSYTNDEILKIIREAGIVGLGGAGFPTHVKLSPPKDMIIDKVLINGAECEPYLTTDYRVMLEESEKIVIGIEIILKLLPTAVAIIAIEDNKPKAIDAIKKACEGHNKIKVLTIKTKYPQGSEKQLIQACTGREVEKGKLPASSGVLVINVDTAVAIHRAIVRGRPLMRKVVTFAGSAIKKPGNYKIRLGTPIDEIVEDIGGLNVEPSKIIVGGPMMGISTYKLKIPVMKTTSGILLFAAEEAEIPPERNCIRCGRCVACCPIGLMPYALNQFVIHREVDNFVHNNGMECIECGSCSYVCPSKRHLTQTIKKKRRQLLSQKKNKG, from the coding sequence ATGAGATTGCCTACTTTTAAAAGAGGAATTCATCCAAAAGGTGAGAAACACCACACGGATGACAAAGCAATACAAGTAATACTCCCCAGAGTCGGTTCTAAAATGGTATATCCTATGGTGCAAAGCATAGGTGTTCCATGCCAGCCTGTTGTATCTGTTGGTGAGCATGTGCTTCTGGGACAAAAAGTTGGAGATGCGGAAGGTTTTATTTCTTCTCCAATTCACACAAGCGTTTCGGGTACTGTAGACGCGATTAAAAAGGTGCTTACCCCTGCCGGAATTGTTTCAAACGCTGTTATTGTAGAAAATGATGGTCTCTATGAAGAGCACCCTACAATTTCTAAACCCAAAGATTATAACAGCTATACCAATGATGAGATTTTGAAAATAATTCGAGAGGCTGGAATAGTCGGCTTGGGAGGAGCAGGCTTCCCAACCCATGTGAAGCTATCGCCGCCTAAGGATATGATCATTGATAAAGTCCTTATAAACGGAGCGGAATGCGAGCCGTACCTGACAACTGATTATCGGGTTATGCTGGAGGAGTCAGAAAAAATTGTCATTGGTATAGAGATCATACTAAAGCTATTGCCGACGGCTGTAGCCATTATTGCAATTGAAGACAATAAGCCGAAAGCAATAGATGCTATAAAAAAGGCATGTGAGGGCCATAACAAAATAAAAGTTCTTACAATAAAAACAAAATATCCTCAAGGCAGCGAAAAACAATTGATTCAAGCCTGTACCGGCCGTGAGGTGGAAAAAGGAAAGCTCCCTGCAAGTTCCGGTGTTTTGGTGATCAATGTGGATACTGCGGTTGCAATCCATCGTGCAATTGTAAGAGGACGCCCTTTGATGCGCAAGGTTGTTACCTTTGCAGGCAGTGCGATAAAAAAACCGGGCAACTATAAAATCAGACTTGGAACGCCCATTGACGAAATCGTTGAGGATATCGGCGGATTGAATGTCGAACCATCAAAAATTATAGTGGGTGGCCCAATGATGGGAATATCTACATATAAGCTGAAAATACCTGTCATGAAAACAACATCCGGTATTCTTCTTTTTGCAGCAGAAGAGGCAGAAATACCTCCTGAAAGAAATTGCATCCGATGCGGCCGCTGTGTGGCTTGTTGCCCCATTGGGCTTATGCCGTATGCGCTCAATCAATTTGTGATCCACCGCGAAGTAGATAACTTTGTTCATAATAATGGGATGGAATGCATTGAATGCGGCAGTTGTTCCTATGTATGCCCCTCTAAAAGGCACTTGACGCAGAC
- a CDS encoding SoxR reducing system RseC family protein, which yields MTEKGLVTKLSGKSMCVKMFPLTSCGECKACDAHKRSDMTIEIENTCNASVGDYVSVDMKETILAGAVIFYGIPLMAFIIGILLGWLITPGLVSESLREPVTAAIGVSFLLLSYLCIRLADPLIKSHTTFPVATAIISNDLEDDPEEEKEY from the coding sequence ATGACTGAGAAAGGTTTGGTAACAAAATTATCAGGAAAGAGCATGTGCGTGAAAATGTTCCCACTTACAAGCTGCGGTGAGTGTAAAGCATGTGATGCGCACAAACGGTCTGACATGACAATAGAAATTGAAAATACCTGTAACGCTTCTGTTGGAGACTATGTATCTGTTGATATGAAGGAAACTATTTTGGCAGGTGCTGTTATTTTTTACGGTATACCGCTTATGGCTTTTATAATTGGTATTTTGCTTGGCTGGCTGATTACACCGGGCTTGGTTTCAGAAAGCCTGCGGGAGCCGGTTACAGCCGCTATAGGGGTAAGCTTTTTATTATTAAGCTATTTGTGTATCCGCCTGGCAGATCCGCTGATTAAGAGTCATACGACATTTCCGGTAGCAACAGCAATTATTTCAAATGACTTGGAAGACGACCCGGAAGAAGAAAAAGAATATTAA